ATTTTCAAGAAAAAACTATATTGTTAAAGACAGTTCTTATGATTTTGTAGGTAAAACCTTTTTAAAAAATAATAATTATTGTTGTAAAGGCGATAAGTATTCCTACAATATAAATAATGAGTCCTTCCACCCAAGGCATTATTCTCCATTTCGCAAAAATAACTGGTTTTTTGAGTTTATGAATTTCAAGACCAAGTGTGAATATAGATAAAAGTAAGAAAAGAAGGGATGCTCCCGCAACAAGTTTGCTACAATTAAATTCTCCCCCCTTTCTTGAGCATACTTGATTAAGGATACTAACTGTTAAGTCTGATGGATCAATAGTTAATCCAGAAACAGCACTCATGCCAACAAATAAACCTGAAATTATTCCTTCAAAAAATATTCTTTTTCGAACAGGATACATTTTTTGTTTTCGCTTTTTTTGCGGCATAGTAGTTATTTTTTGAAAATACTTTTTAAATATTCTCTTTCTTAGGAGCTGTTTAGAATAGTTGAGGTATACTGCCTTGAAGATTTCTTAAGATAAACAAAGGAAAAAAATTTATGCTATGTGGATAAAATAAACTTGTTCAGCTGTTTTTTTTGGCTATGTAAAATTTGGCTGTTTGTTATTTAGTCTAGAGGAAAAATAATTATTTTGAGTAGAGAAAATGATTTCTTTTTAAAGCAAAAATATTATCTATGAAGCAAAGCCTTTTCTTGAGTTGTTAAATACTTATTTTTATAAATACTTGATTATTTTGATTCTGTATGGGTAAGAACAATTGTTCGTTAGATGACGTTTTCGCAGATAACTTTTTCTTTGAAGAAGATGTTAGTACGCGCAAAAGTTCCTATCGTGCCTTTTTTGACAAAACCATGCATTCAGATGAAATTACGGAGTTTATTGCCAATAATCAATTCAGTTTAAGAATATCAGAGACTCCTCTTGAAGAAAGTGTTTCAAAAGTTGTTTTAGGACGGCATTTAGCTTCTGAAATTACAGAACAATATGGGCAGTTCACTCTACAACATCGACAAAGATTAGAATTGTTTGCAAATTGGTTTGCAAAAGAAGAAAATCCTTCAAAGAACAATTTTCATTCTTTTCTTGTTGATATGGGCGTACGTGACTTTTTAAATTTTTTTGACGGGTATGATCATGCTTTGAAATTACTCACTACCTTACCTTCGTTTTCTAGCGTGTTAAAATTTGTTAAATGTACTAAAGAAATTTTTAAACCTTTAACGTTATCGGGAATTCAAACGAGTAATCCCGCTGTAATTGATGAGGTGATAGAATTATTTCATAAAACTATTAAACAAGAAGGTCTTACTAAAAAAGAAACGCATCATTCAAATAACTTCGGTAATGATATTCTCGTCTCGCCAGATAAAAAAAATACCTTTTTACGTATCTAACGAACATTTGTGGAAAGATATTTCAACTGTGTATCCTAACTTATCTCCAACACAAAAATCTTGGTTAATTGAATTTGCGAAATTTTATTTTATAAAAAATTTACCTTCTAAGAAAAAATATGTTACTTTTTTTAGTTATACTCAGAAAACAACAATAAGAACTTATTTAGGTCCCTATCAATATTGTGTTAATCTTGTTAAGGGTTTAAATGCTTATACAGATTATATGGTTACAAATGGACTAGAACATAGTTTTTCTTCTTCTGACAGAAGTAATGAATCTACTAAAAAGTCTCTTTCTAAGGAAAAAATTAATGGTAAAAAGAATAATTTAAATGGGTGCAAGTCAACGATTGATGCGTTTGTAACTTATAACAATAATAACTTAGTTGTAGACAGTAGTGATGTTGGAATAGTTAGTGATGAGTCTACTAAAAAGGAATTATTACATGAGTTGTTTAGCGCACGTTATAATGTTAAAGTATTAAATGCTTTAGAAGATTTTTTTGATTTTATTGAGCAAAGCGAAGATCTTTCTTTTTCTACATTTAAAAAATATAATAGGCGAGCACACCAAAATCTTAAGAAACAATTTTATTCTCCTGCGCTAGTGTATAAACAAACCTATAAATTTTTTAGTGAGTTATATTCTTGTGTAAATTGGCCTAAATTTAAGCAAATTGAAAAAATGATGTATGAGTGATAAGATTTATAATGCTTGTTTCATTCTTCTCTTTTGATGAATACTCCTTGGCCGTTTCCAACAGCAGCAACTGCTGATTTTCCCAATATGACGCTTGAAGATATTCTTGCGCTTTCCTTAGAAGAGCCTTTACTCAGCGTTGCGTGGAATTTTATGACTGATAGTAAGGGATGTTCTTCCGCATTTCTTTCACCATCGCTTGCGCAGGCAAGACAAGAACTTATAGCTGAATTTGAAGCCCATAGAAGATATCTAGTATATGATGAATCTAGTTCACTTCGCTTTTATGAAGAAATTGTTCAAGAAGGCGGTAAATTTACCTCTCTTGCTGAGGCTAAAGAGCGTGTAGCACAATTAGAAGCAACAATTACGCATTTAGAAGATGCTGATAGATGGATAAAAAAATTGGCCTCGGTCAATCTTGGTCATTTCACCTACGAAGAAAAACATTCACGTTCTCTTATGGAAACAATGGTATATGATGTTGCTGATTTTGCAAAACTTTTTTTTCATGCTAGTCTTTTAGGCAGTGTTAAAGAGCGCCAACCCTTGCAATCCGTAGAAGAGTTTCAAGCTGCTTTTTTTGAGCAATACACTCATGCGTTGTGGCGAGATGCAGATTTTGCGTGGTATACTAATACTATTCCAAAGGAAACTTCTTTTCCTAGAATTGAAGCTGAACTCAAAAAACTTTATGAAACCATCACACAAGCTCCTGATGATGCAGTGTTTATCACAAAAGGATATTTTAGTTCTTTTTTTAAAAAACCAAAAGAATTACACGTAGGTGATTTCGAAGAATTTGAGTATGATGCAAAAACAAATGAGTTGGTGTATTCATTACAAGTTCCTTCATATAGACTCGGCGTAAAGGAAAATTATCCTTGTGTGCTTTTTGATGATAAAAAAAATAGTTTTGTTGGTTCTAATGTAGAACTATATTCTCGAAATGAAGCTAAAGAGTATCTTACTATATTGCATCATGAGTACAAAGAAAAAGCGCCAAATGGCACGTTGACAAATAAGGAGCTAGCACAAGCTGTTGATAGTTTATTTGAAACATAAAACAGCGACATTTATAAAGCAAACCTGTTTTCTTACGTTTAGTATACGCATAGTATGTGTTTATGGTCACTTATGAGTTGCCAGAGCGTTGCATTCCAGCATAAGTGAAAAAAAAGAAAAACACAATATTTATGATTGGTGAGAAAGTCATAGAAATATATTCTTATATTTCTAGGGCGCAACAAATCCTTATTGCGGATTTGTGTGCAAGAAGTCCTTTGGTCTTCTTTGCACCAAAAACCAGATGGTTTTTGTGCGTAACGTAACGCTCCTTGACAAGAACTGAGTTAACTTTTTCTAACGTATAGTAAACAAAATGAGTACAGAAAATAGTAATTTTGACAATTTAGGGCTTGCTGAAGGCATGCTCAAGATGATTAAAGAACAACATTTCACACAGCCAACTGAGATTCAGTTAAAGACTATTCCTCTAGTTGTCGAAGGTAAAGATGTTATGGGTGGCAGTGCTACTGGGTCTGGAAAGACGTTAGCATTTGGTGCTGGTATTATTCAAAACTCTGAATCTGGTCATGGCATGCAAGCATTAGTCTTAGCACCAACTCGTGAACTTGCTGAGCAAATCTCAGAAGCACTCAAAATTTTTTCTCGTTGGAAAAAACTTAAAGTTGGTGTTATTTATGGTGGTGTCTCTTATGGACCTCAAGAACAAGCATTAGCAAAATGCGATATTATTGTTGGAACACCAGGAAGAATTCTTGATCACATGGAACGCGGTAATATTAACTTTAGCAAATTAAAACATCTTGTTTTAGATGAAGCTGATAGAATGCTTGACATGGGTTTTATTGATGATGTAAAAAAGATTATGGGTCAATGTCCTAAAGAGAAGCAAACCTTACTTTTTTCAGCAACGCTTCATCCTGAAATTACAAGTCTAGCTAAAAAATTCATGCATGATCCGGTAAAGATTTCAGCAATCGAGCATGTTGATCCAAAAAAATTAACGCAAGTCTATTATGAAGTTGCAGGACCCTTAAAGTTTTCACTACTCGTTCACTTGCTTAAAAAAGAGAGAACCTCAGGTCTTATCATGATTTTTTGTAACTCTCGTCGTATGGTTGACGTGGTTGAGAAGAATTTGAAAAAACAAGGAATATCTGCTATGGCAATTCACGGCGGTTTAACCCAAAACAGACGAAGCGGTGTTTTAGATTCATTTCATGGTGAAAAAGCAGATGTGTTAGTATGCACTGATGTTGCAGCTCGTGGTCTTGATATTCCGCAAGTAACGCACGTCTACAATTATGATATTCCTGCTGACGGAAAATCGTACGTGCATCGTATTGGTCGTACAGCTCGAGCTGGAAAAGAAGGTCGCGTAGTAAATTTATTATCGCAACGAGATCATCCTAACTTTTCAAGAGTCTTGTATGAGAATGATTTTGAAGTAACAAAATTGGAAAAACCATTCATTGACCAAGTGAAAACCGATATGACTCGTTCTGATAGAAAGCCAGAGCATCGTGGTCCTCGACAATATGACCGAGGGGATAGTCGCGCTCGTGAGCGTCCAGAAAGACGAAGCTATGGTCAACGAGAGTCTCGAGACGAAAGTCCTCGACGACGTTTTGGTAGCGACTCTGGAAATGACAGACCAAGAGGTAACTTTGGTAGTCGTTCTCGTGAAGGCGGTAGTGATAGATCTAGAAGCAGTTTTGGTGATAAACCTCGAAGTAGCTTTGGTAATCGTTCTCGTGAAGGTGGTAGTGATAGACCTAGAAGTAACTTTGGCGATAAACCAAGAAGCAGCTTTGGCAGTTCTGCTCCTAAGAAACAATTTAGTAGCCATAAACCAAGAGAAGGCAGCGAAGGCAGTAGTTCTAGACCTCGTGGAAATAAATTTGGTGGTCGAGATGGTCCTCGCGAAGGTAATCGTGGAAGTAGTCGTTTTCGAACAAATGATAAACCAAAAACTTCTTTTAACAATCGAGGCGGTGCGCGCGGTGCTGGTAAAAGTCGGCAACGAACCACGCAACGATAATTTTTTTTATTTTCTACTTCTTTTTTTTGTTTATTTGCTTTTTCTACTTTTTGAAAAATGTTCGTTTGATAATTGCTGAGCAATTTTTTTGTTCAGTACAACACTTTATCTAAGAAGAATAAGGACTTTTAAGAAACTGTTGTAATTCAATCTACAATAGTATAATAATACTAGAAGGTAAAACAAAAAAAATAAAAAAAATGTGGTAAACTAAGAATACTGTATGAGTATGATTTATTCTACTAGTGTGACGTTTTCAGCCTTTGGGCCTCGTTCGCCTTCCACTACTTCAAAATTTACTTCGTCGTTTTCGTTTAGTTTCATACCAGGTGTTAAACCGGTCATATGTACAAAATACTCTTTGTCGTCTTCGCCTACAATAAAGCCAAAGCCTTTACTTACGTTAAAAAATTTTACTTTTCCTTTCATTTTAATTTTACTCTCATTTTATTATCAACGGATTTCTCCCTTGATTATCACTTAAAAAACACTCAGAGTATATAAATTAAACTCTTTTTGAAGGTATTTTACGCATTTTGGAGCTGTTCGCAGGCTTCTATATGCACTAAGCCACTTTTTAGATTTGCTTCTTTAAAAACGTCTTTTCCTTCTTGTTTAAAGAGAATTTCGTGACTTTTTCTGTCTATTGCAGCCATATTTCCATCATGCAGGTATCCTGCATCTTTTGCAAGTTTCTTACCTGATGTTGGTACGCAATCACAAAGTTTACTAATCCCTTTGATAATATTGATGTAATATTTTGTTTTAAAATGTTTTTCTGCAGCAAGCGCTCCATCTGCAAGGGTTTTGTCAAAAAACTCCGTTTTTGGCGCCATATACCCTGTTGGGCATACATATCCGCAGTCACTACAACCATAGCACAGGCCTACTTTTGGTTTATCTAGAACTCTAATGCTGTGCGCAGGACATGCTTTTTCGCAGGCCTTACATGCGGTGCACGTTCCTTCTTGTTTTGGCTTACCGCCATTATGTA
Above is a genomic segment from Candidatus Woesearchaeota archaeon containing:
- a CDS encoding cold shock domain-containing protein, translating into MKGKVKFFNVSKGFGFIVGEDDKEYFVHMTGLTPGMKLNENDEVNFEVVEGERGPKAENVTLVE
- a CDS encoding DEAD/DEAH box helicase translates to MIKEQHFTQPTEIQLKTIPLVVEGKDVMGGSATGSGKTLAFGAGIIQNSESGHGMQALVLAPTRELAEQISEALKIFSRWKKLKVGVIYGGVSYGPQEQALAKCDIIVGTPGRILDHMERGNINFSKLKHLVLDEADRMLDMGFIDDVKKIMGQCPKEKQTLLFSATLHPEITSLAKKFMHDPVKISAIEHVDPKKLTQVYYEVAGPLKFSLLVHLLKKERTSGLIMIFCNSRRMVDVVEKNLKKQGISAMAIHGGLTQNRRSGVLDSFHGEKADVLVCTDVAARGLDIPQVTHVYNYDIPADGKSYVHRIGRTARAGKEGRVVNLLSQRDHPNFSRVLYENDFEVTKLEKPFIDQVKTDMTRSDRKPEHRGPRQYDRGDSRARERPERRSYGQRESRDESPRRRFGSDSGNDRPRGNFGSRSREGGSDRSRSSFGDKPRSSFGNRSREGGSDRPRSNFGDKPRSSFGSSAPKKQFSSHKPREGSEGSSSRPRGNKFGGRDGPREGNRGSSRFRTNDKPKTSFNNRGGARGAGKSRQRTTQR